In Calonectris borealis chromosome Z, bCalBor7.hap1.2, whole genome shotgun sequence, a single genomic region encodes these proteins:
- the CCNH gene encoding cyclin-H isoform X2 yields MYHSSTQRRRWTFRGEEELARCRADANRKFRGKAVASGKVQQTDPVLLEPHEELAICKYYEKRLLDFCGVFKPAMPRSVVGTACMYFKRFYLNNSVMEYHPRIIMLTCAFLACKVDEFNVSSAQFVGNLRESPLGQEKALEQILEYELLLIQQLNFHLIVHNPYRPFEGFLIDLKTRYPMLENPEVLRKTADDFLNRVALTDAYLLFSPSQIALTAILSSGSRAGINMESYLSESLMLKEDRTSLAKLLDGMKCMKNLIKKYELPRPEEVAALKQKLEKCHSSELSLNTNPKKRKGYEDDEYVAKKSKVDEKLP; encoded by the exons ATGTACCACAGCAGCACGCAGAGGCGGCGGTGGACCTTCCGCGGCGAGGAGGAGCTGGCGCGGTGCCGGGCCGATGCCAACCGCAAGTTCCGTGGCAAAGCGGTGGCGAGCGGGAAG GTCCAGCAGACCGACCCTGTTCTTCTGGAGCCCCACGAGGAGCTGGCGATATGCAAGTACTACGAAAAGCGGTTGCTGGACTTCTGCGGCGTCTTCAAGCCTGCCATGCCGAGATCCGTGGTG GGAACAGCTTGCATGTATTTCAAACGCTTTTACCTCAATAACTCGGTGATGGAGTATCATCCTCGGATAATAAT GCTAACGTGTGCATTTTTGGCCTGTAAAGTAGATGAATTTAATGTGTCCAGTGCGCAGTTTGTTGGTAACCTTCGAGAAAGTCCTCTTGGACAGGAAAAAGCTCTCGAACAAATACTGGAGTATGAACTACTGCTTATTCAGCAACTGAACTTCCATCTTATCGTCCACAACCCATACAGGCCATTTGAGGGATTTCTAATCGATTTGAAG acTCGCTATCCAATGCTGGAGAATCCTGAAGTTTTGAGGAAAACGGCTGATGACTTCCTCAATCGAGTGGCTCTGACAGATGCGTATCTGCTCTTTAGTCCCTCACAGATAGCTCTCACTGCCATATTATCTAGTGGTTCAAGAGCAGGAATTAATATGGAAAG TTATTTATCAGAAAGTCTTATGCTGAAAGAAGACAGAACATCTTTAGCCAAGCTACTAGATGGCATGAAAT GCATGAAAAATCTCATAAAGAAATACGAACTGCCAAGGCCTGAAGAGGTTGCTGCTCTAAAACAGAAATTGGAGAAGTGTCACAGCTCAGAGCTTTCACTTAATACAAACCC